From a single Solanum dulcamara chromosome 4, daSolDulc1.2, whole genome shotgun sequence genomic region:
- the LOC129885321 gene encoding synaptotagmin-1-like isoform X1 codes for MGFVSTILGFCGFGVGVSCGLTIGYYLFIYFQPCDVKDPAIRPLVARDTKSLQQLLSEIPLWVKCPDYDRVDWLNKFLEYMWPYLDKAICRTAKDIATPIIAEQIPKYKIDSVEFETLTLGSLPPTFQGMKVYVTEEKELIMEPSVKWAGNPNITVVVKAFGLKATVQVVDLQIFAAPRITLKPLVPSFPCFATIFVSLMEKPHVDFGLKLLGADLMSIPGLYRFVQETIKDQVANMYLWPKTLEVQILDPSKAMKKPVGVLHVKVLRAMNLRKKDLLGASDPYVKLKLTESKLPSKKTPVKHNNLHPEWNEEFNMVVKDPESQALELSVYDWEKVNFLVPRYTIQFLVPSLCYLKLHPFFIQIGKHDKMGMIVVPLKDLTPDESKTMTLNLLKNMDANDAQNDKDRGQIMVELTYKPFKEDELPKDFEENDAAHKVPEGTPPGGGVLMIIVHEAQDVEGKHHTNPYVKILFKGEERKTKQVKKNRDPRWEEEFTFVLEEPPVNDRLHMEVVSTSTRIGLLHPKETLGYVDINLSDVVSNKRINEKFHLIDSKNGRLQVELQWRTAS; via the exons ATGGGTTTTGTGAGTACGATATTGGGTTTTTGTGGATTTGGAGTCGGGGTTTCATGTGGATTGACTATCGGTTACTATTTGTTCATCTATTTCCAGCCTTGTGATGTTAAG GACCCTGCTATTCGTCCATTGGTTGCGCGAGATACTAAAAGCTTGCAGCAGTTGCTGTCTGAAATTCCTCTTTGGGTCAAATGTCCGGATTATGACCGT GTGGACTGGCTCAACAAATTCCTTGAGTATATGTGGCCTTACCTGGACAAG GCAATTTGCAGGACTGCAAAAGATATCGCGACACCAATTATTGCTGAGCAAATACCAAAGTATAAAATTGATTCTGTTGAATTTGAAACACTAACTTTGGGGTCCTTACCTCCTACTTTCCAGG GGATGAAGGTCTATGTTACTGAAGAAAAAGAATTGATCATGGAACCATCAGTAAAGTGGGCTGGAAATCCTAATATCACTGTTGTGGTCAAAGCATTCGGATTGAAAGCCACTGTTCAG GTTGTGGACTTGCAAATTTTTGCAGCTCCACGTATTACTCTGAAGCCTCTGGTTCCAAGCTTTCCATGTTTTGCCACTATCTTTGTGTCCCTCATGGAAAAG CCACATGTTGACTTTGGATTGAAGCTTTTGGGGGCTGATCTTATGTCCATCCCTGGCTTGTACAGGTTTGTCCAG GAGACCATTAAAGATCAGGTTGCTAACATGTATCTTTGGCCTAAAACTCTAGAAGTGCAGATATTGGATCCATCCAA AGCAATGAAAAAACCTGTCGGGGTCCTGCATGTGAAGGTTCTGAGGGCAATGAATCTGAGAAAGAAAGATCTATTGGGTGCATCTGATCCTTACGTAAAACTTAAGCTCACTGAGTCAAAACTTCCTTCAAAGAAAACCCCTGTAAAGCATAACAATTTACATCCAGAGTGGAATGAGGAATTTAATATGGTGGTTAAAGATCCAGAATCGCAAGCATTGGAGCTTTCTGTTTATGATTGGGAAAAGGTAAACTTTCTAGTTCCACGATACACAATTCAATTTTTGGTTCCTTCTTTGTGCTATCTCAAACTTCACCCCTTCTTTATTCAGATTGGCAAACATGACAAGATGGGCATGATCGTTGTTCCACTGAAAGATTTGACTCCTGATGAATCAAAAACTATGACACTGAATCTCCTAAAGAATATGGATGCAAatgatgctcaaaatgataaGGACCGCGGTCAGATCATGGTGGAATTAACCTACAAACCATTTAAGGAGGATGAGTTGCCGAAAGATTTTGAAGAGAATGATGCAGCACATAAGGTTCCAGAAGGAACGCCTCCAGGGGGAGGCGTCCTTATGATTATTGTCCACGAAGCTCAAGATGTTGAAGGAAAGCACCATACTAATCCATATGTCAAGATTCTTTTCAAAGGAGAGGAGAGGAAAACCAAG CAAGTCAAGAAGAACAGGGATCCAAGATGGGAAGAGGAGTTTACTTTTGTGTTGGAGGAGCCTCCTGTGAATGATAGGCTGCATATGGAAGTTGTCAGCACCTCTACAAGGATTGGCCTATTGCATCCTAAG GAGACACTGGGTTATGTTGATATAAATCTTTCTGATGTTGTTAGCAACAAAAGGATCAACGAGAAGTTCCACCTCATTGATTCAAAGAACGGTCGCCTTCAAGTTGAGCTGCAATGGCGAACTGCCTCATGA
- the LOC129885321 gene encoding synaptotagmin-1-like isoform X2: MGFVSTILGFCGFGVGVSCGLTIGYYLFIYFQPCDVKDPAIRPLVARDTKSLQQLLSEIPLWVKCPDYDRVDWLNKFLEYMWPYLDKAICRTAKDIATPIIAEQIPKYKIDSVEFETLTLGSLPPTFQGMKVYVTEEKELIMEPSVKWAGNPNITVVVKAFGLKATVQVVDLQIFAAPRITLKPLVPSFPCFATIFVSLMEKPHVDFGLKLLGADLMSIPGLYRFVQETIKDQVANMYLWPKTLEVQILDPSKAMKKPVGVLHVKVLRAMNLRKKDLLGASDPYVKLKLTESKLPSKKTPVKHNNLHPEWNEEFNMVVKDPESQALELSVYDWEKIGKHDKMGMIVVPLKDLTPDESKTMTLNLLKNMDANDAQNDKDRGQIMVELTYKPFKEDELPKDFEENDAAHKVPEGTPPGGGVLMIIVHEAQDVEGKHHTNPYVKILFKGEERKTKQVKKNRDPRWEEEFTFVLEEPPVNDRLHMEVVSTSTRIGLLHPKETLGYVDINLSDVVSNKRINEKFHLIDSKNGRLQVELQWRTAS, from the exons ATGGGTTTTGTGAGTACGATATTGGGTTTTTGTGGATTTGGAGTCGGGGTTTCATGTGGATTGACTATCGGTTACTATTTGTTCATCTATTTCCAGCCTTGTGATGTTAAG GACCCTGCTATTCGTCCATTGGTTGCGCGAGATACTAAAAGCTTGCAGCAGTTGCTGTCTGAAATTCCTCTTTGGGTCAAATGTCCGGATTATGACCGT GTGGACTGGCTCAACAAATTCCTTGAGTATATGTGGCCTTACCTGGACAAG GCAATTTGCAGGACTGCAAAAGATATCGCGACACCAATTATTGCTGAGCAAATACCAAAGTATAAAATTGATTCTGTTGAATTTGAAACACTAACTTTGGGGTCCTTACCTCCTACTTTCCAGG GGATGAAGGTCTATGTTACTGAAGAAAAAGAATTGATCATGGAACCATCAGTAAAGTGGGCTGGAAATCCTAATATCACTGTTGTGGTCAAAGCATTCGGATTGAAAGCCACTGTTCAG GTTGTGGACTTGCAAATTTTTGCAGCTCCACGTATTACTCTGAAGCCTCTGGTTCCAAGCTTTCCATGTTTTGCCACTATCTTTGTGTCCCTCATGGAAAAG CCACATGTTGACTTTGGATTGAAGCTTTTGGGGGCTGATCTTATGTCCATCCCTGGCTTGTACAGGTTTGTCCAG GAGACCATTAAAGATCAGGTTGCTAACATGTATCTTTGGCCTAAAACTCTAGAAGTGCAGATATTGGATCCATCCAA AGCAATGAAAAAACCTGTCGGGGTCCTGCATGTGAAGGTTCTGAGGGCAATGAATCTGAGAAAGAAAGATCTATTGGGTGCATCTGATCCTTACGTAAAACTTAAGCTCACTGAGTCAAAACTTCCTTCAAAGAAAACCCCTGTAAAGCATAACAATTTACATCCAGAGTGGAATGAGGAATTTAATATGGTGGTTAAAGATCCAGAATCGCAAGCATTGGAGCTTTCTGTTTATGATTGGGAAAAG ATTGGCAAACATGACAAGATGGGCATGATCGTTGTTCCACTGAAAGATTTGACTCCTGATGAATCAAAAACTATGACACTGAATCTCCTAAAGAATATGGATGCAAatgatgctcaaaatgataaGGACCGCGGTCAGATCATGGTGGAATTAACCTACAAACCATTTAAGGAGGATGAGTTGCCGAAAGATTTTGAAGAGAATGATGCAGCACATAAGGTTCCAGAAGGAACGCCTCCAGGGGGAGGCGTCCTTATGATTATTGTCCACGAAGCTCAAGATGTTGAAGGAAAGCACCATACTAATCCATATGTCAAGATTCTTTTCAAAGGAGAGGAGAGGAAAACCAAG CAAGTCAAGAAGAACAGGGATCCAAGATGGGAAGAGGAGTTTACTTTTGTGTTGGAGGAGCCTCCTGTGAATGATAGGCTGCATATGGAAGTTGTCAGCACCTCTACAAGGATTGGCCTATTGCATCCTAAG GAGACACTGGGTTATGTTGATATAAATCTTTCTGATGTTGTTAGCAACAAAAGGATCAACGAGAAGTTCCACCTCATTGATTCAAAGAACGGTCGCCTTCAAGTTGAGCTGCAATGGCGAACTGCCTCATGA
- the LOC129885322 gene encoding L-ascorbate peroxidase 3, translated as MAKPIVDTEYIKEIEKARRDLRALISNKNCAPIMLRLAWHDAGTYDAKSKTGGPNGSIRNEEEFTHGANNGLKIALDFCEAVKSKHPKITYADLYQLAGVVAVEVTGGPTIDFVPGRKDSSVSPKEGRLPDAKQGVPHLKDVFYRMGLSDKDIVALSGGHTLGRAHPERSGFDGPWTKEPLKFDNSYFVELLKGESEGLLKLPTDIALLDDPEFRHYVELYAKDEDAFFRDYAISHKKLSELGFTPSSGSKATVRDGTILAQSAVGVVVAATVVALSYWYEMRKRMK; from the exons ATGGCGAAGCCAATCGTCGACACCGAGTACATCAAAGAAATCGAGAAAGCTCGTCGAGACCTCCGCGCTCTCATCTCCAACAAAAACTGTGCTCCGATCATGCTTCGCTTAGC ATGGCACGATGCAGGAACGTATGATGCTAAATCAAAGACTGGTGGACCGAATGGTTCTATCAGAAATGAGGAAGAGTTCACTCATGGTGCTAACAATGGCTTGAAAATCGCTCTTGATTTTTGCG AAGCAGTGAAGTCTAAACATCCAAAGATTACGTATGCAGATCTATACCAG CTTGCAGGTGTTGTTGCAGTCGAAGTCACTGGTGGTCCGACTATTGATTTTGTCCCTGGTAGGAAG GATTCCAGTGTTTCACCAAAGGAAGGGCGGTTACCAGATGCTAAACAAG GTGTGCCACATCTTAAAGATGTATTTTATAGGATGGGTTTGTCTGACAAAGATATAGTGGCGCTATCAGGGGGTCATACACTG GGAAGAGCACATCCAGAAAGATCAGGCTTTGATGGTCCATGGACAAAGGAGCCACTGAAATTTGACAATTCATATTTTGT GGAGCTGCTTAAGGGGGAAAGTGAGGGCCTACTGAAACTTCCCACAGACATTGCTTTATTGGATGATCCTGAGTTCAGACACTATGTTGAGCTGTATGCTAAG GATGAAGATGCCTTCTTTAGGGATTATGCCATATCACACAAGAAACTATCTGAGCTAGGGTTTACTCCAAGTTCTGGTTCCAAGGCTACAGTGAGGGATGGCACTATTTTAGCACAGAGTGCTGTAGGAGTTGTTGTGGCTGCTACAGTGGTGGCACTGAGTTACTGGTATGAAATGCGGAAAAGGATGAAGTAA